From the bacterium genome, the window TATTTGCTTTTTCTTCGTTAAGGACATAAAAATGGGATGCGATACTATATATAGCAAAGTAGACCCACAGCAACTTATACATACCAGATGTTAAATTCCATCCCATTACAATCACGCCCAGGAGACAAATTGTACCTGCCAGGACATGAGAGTGTCTGCTGACTCTATAAATACCCCAATCTACAACAGCCTTCTTTTTCTCAGGGTGCTCTCTCATCGCGATGTAGCCCAGGCCATAGACTACTCCTCCAAAAACAATTATAACAAGCCCAATCCAGAAAGCCAGATTAATGGAAAAGGGGACAAACCACATCAACACCCATCCTGCAATGACGCCTATCAAAGCAACTATTATCCAGAACTTGCCAGGTGGTAAACCCATTCTTTTCGCTCTTATGATTACGTGAAGAAGCCCATGGATAACAAAACTTAAGACGTGTACATAGAAAAGCCTGAAATACCAGGCCGTTTCCATCGTTTCCAATTCGCCTCCTTTTAAATCACAATTATCCTACGTCCGGCCAATTGAACGTCCCAGATTGAAAGCTTCTTTCAACTTACTTTTCTTCTTCTTTATGGCGCCTTTCTCTGCCACGCCGGGCGCGAGTATTTTCCCCTTCAGCTTCATTCCCAGGTATCTTGCGCTCATTTCCATCATCCTCAAAAGAGGATTTGCAGTGCTGGGGTCGTCATCTGCAAAGGCTATAGCTAAAACGACCTCTTTCCCCTTTATCTTATCTGCAGTTTTTGAATCGCAGAAATAGATCAGCCTGTCTATAAGGGCTTTCATGGCAACTGTTGGTCCAAACCAGTACATAGGAGTACCCAAAATTATACAATCGCTATCCATAAGTTTTTTGTAGATTCGTGTCATTCCATCATTAATTCTGCAGACTTCAGTGTCCCAGCAGGTATGGCATCCATCGCATTCCTTGATTCTCAAGTTGCTGAGGGATACTAACTCTGTCCTGGCGCCCGCTTCTCTGGCGCCTTTTAGGATTTGGGAAACCAAAATGTGAGTATTACCTCCTTTACGGGGACTTCCCGCAATGCCAAGAATTTTTTTCATTTGCTACCTCCTTTTTTCCACTGCACAGTGTGTATATTCATTGTAGCTGCAGAGCGACAGCTCTGCCTCAATGTAGTGGCGGCACTCTGTGGCCGCCCAAAGGCAGGGACGGCACAGAGTCCGTCCCCTACGAGAAACAAAGCTTACGCTTTGCCGCTAAATAAAAGCCAAATATATTGTCTTTTCTTATCAGATATGCTATATTGAAGACAGTATGAAGAAATCATTCAGTAAAAGGAGTACAAATACAATGAAAAAGAAGACTATGGTACTTGTCGCTCATAATGGCAAAAAGAAGGATATGGTTGATTGGGCAAAATTCAACAAAGGCACATTGCAAAAGTTCGAAATCTATTCAACCAAGGCAACAGGAGAAAGAATTATAAAAGATGTGGGATTACCGGTCCACCTTCTTCTGAGTGGCCCTCTGGGAGGAGACTCCCAGGTGGGAGCTATGATAGCAGAAAAAAGGGCAGACCTTGTTATTTTTTTCTGGGACCCCTTATCCATCCAGCCGCACGATGTGGACGTAAAAGCAGTCCTCAGGCTGGCTGTCCTGCACGATATACCGATTGCTTGTAATCACTCCACGGCCGACTTTTTGATATCTTCTCCGCTGCTAAAAGAAGAAAATTCATAATTTCAGAGCTCTCGCCTCCCTTCCAGAGCCTTAGCCCGGGTAACTACGTCGGCATACTCCAGGTTCCTGACCATGCGAATCTTATATATTAAACCTCTCATAATTATTGAGGGGATAAGCATAATTCTGTTCTGATATTT encodes:
- a CDS encoding flavodoxin family protein, yielding MKKILGIAGSPRKGGNTHILVSQILKGAREAGARTELVSLSNLRIKECDGCHTCWDTEVCRINDGMTRIYKKLMDSDCIILGTPMYWFGPTVAMKALIDRLIYFCDSKTADKIKGKEVVLAIAFADDDPSTANPLLRMMEMSARYLGMKLKGKILAPGVAEKGAIKKKKSKLKEAFNLGRSIGRT
- a CDS encoding methylglyoxal synthase, whose amino-acid sequence is MKKKTMVLVAHNGKKKDMVDWAKFNKGTLQKFEIYSTKATGERIIKDVGLPVHLLLSGPLGGDSQVGAMIAEKRADLVIFFWDPLSIQPHDVDVKAVLRLAVLHDIPIACNHSTADFLISSPLLKEENS